The Streptomyces sp. NBC_00306 sequence CTCGCGCCAGGTCTTGATGGGGCGGCCCTGCTCGTCCAGCAGAAGCGGATGCTCGGGCCTGCTCTCGTCCACCGTCAGGCCGTCGAGGAGGCTGTGCTGGTCGTCCCGGTCGTGTGCGTCACTCACAAACGTCACCTGTCTCGCAGCCGTGGAGGGATGGGAACGCCCTGCCGGTACACACCAGTAAACGGGGCCGGGCGCCGCGGGGCACCCGGCCGGGTGAGGGCGCCGGCCGGGACGGGGTCAGAGGTGGGTGGAGTGGATGGTGCGCTGCGACGGCAGTCGCAGCGCAAGACGGGCACCGCTCCGCCGTCCCGTCGCGCTGCCGGACGGGACCCGCGGGCCCTGGTCGGCCAGGAGCTCCTCGAGATGCGCCCGGCCGGCGACCATGGCGCGGCGCATCGCGTCGGCATCCGTGACACCCGCCGCGGCCTGCTGCGCTGCGGCGTGGAGCAGGCGGGCACCGTCGATGTGCCGCGGGAAATGGACCGACAGGGCGTCGAGCTGGCGCTCGCGGGACTCGGCCGTGAGGCCCCGGTCGGAGGCGAGCCGGCTCAGCAGCTGGTTGGCCCGCGCGGCGGCCGCTCCGGGCGCGTCGACGAACTGCTCCTGGAGCCCTGACCAACGGCTCAGGTACTGCCGCCGGGTGGTGTCGGTGAGCGAGAAGGGGCAGAGACCGCCGAAGCACCGCAGCCGGTCGGCCAGTTCGCGCTCCGCCGCTCGCACGTCCCCGCCCGCCAGAGCGACCACCCGGTCGTACTCGGGTCCGAAGCGGCGCGTGAGGGTGGCCGTGCTGTACAGCTTCACCGGCCGGGCGAGCAGGAGTACCGCGATGATCGCTGCCACCAGTCCCAGAATCGCCAGGATGCTCACGGACATGGTTCCTGCCTTTCGACGAGTCTCCACGGCTTACGTGTGTCACTGCGTGTTACCAATGTGCCGCAGCGTAAACACCCCGGGTGACGGAGTGGCTACCTCCGGTTCCTCGTGACCCCGGACCACCTCACGTACACGGGCACCGCTCACAGATACCGGCGGATGGGCTGGACGGCGGCCTCGCGGGCCCGCTGGAGCACCGACCGCCGCTTCCAGCGGCCGCCCTTGATCGGCTCGCTCCGCGCGGCGTCCTCGTCGAAATGGCCGTCCAGGGTCGCGGTGAACTCCTCGTCGAGGACGGCCAGCATGACTTCCTCGTCGTGTTCGAGCGACCGGCGGTTGAAGTTGGTGGACCCGATGAGCGAGGCCACGCCGTCGACCGTGATCACCTTCGCGTGCAGCATCGTCGGCTGGTACTGGAAGATCTTCACGCCGCAGGCGAGCAGCTCGTCGTAGTAGTGCTGCCCGGCCAGCTGGCAGACGCGTTTGTCGGTGTACGGGCCCGGCAGCAGGATCTCCACCTCCACGCCCCGCCGCGCCGTCGCGCACAGCAGGTCGATGAAGTAGGCGTCCGGCGAGAAGTACGCGGTGGTCAGCCGGAAGCGTTCCTCGGCCGACTCCAGCATGACGCGCATGAGCGTCTGCATGTCCTGCCAGCCGAAGCTGGCGGAGCCGCGCACCACCTGCACGACCGCGGAGCCCTGCCGCTCGTGCTCGACGAACCGGTCACGTTTGTCGAAGAGCTCGTCGTGGCACTCGGCCCAGTTCTGCGCGAACGCGGCGGCGATGCCGTCCACGGCAGCGCCCTGGAGCCGGACGTGCGTGTCACGCCACTCGTTCTCATTGCGGGCGTCCCCGCACCACTCCTCGGCGATGCCCACACCGCCGGTGAAGGCCGTCGTCTCGTCGACGACGAGCGCCTTGCGGTGGCAGCGGTGGTTCTGCTTGAGCGGCGACAGGTACAGCGGCTTGCGGAACCAGGCCACCTGCACGCCGTCCCGCTCCATCATCGTCAGCTGATCCTTCTCGATCAGCCGGCAGCCGAAGCCGTCCAGCAGCAGCCGCACCCGCACACCCGCGCGTGCCCGCTCGGCCAGGGCCTCGGCGAACTCCTTGGCGATGTCCCCCCGCCAGTACACGAAGGTCATCATGTCCACGGTGTGCTGCGCGGACCTGATGCTCTCCAGCATGGCGGCGAAGATCTCGTCCCCGTTGCGGAGCGGGACGAGACCGTTGCCTTCGGTGGCGGCGATGCCGATGAGGCGCTCCAGCCGCCGCCGCAGACGCCGGATCCGCTGCTCGGGCGTGGACGCCTCGGCGGCGAATGCCTCGCCTGTTCTCGCGGAACGTCTTTCGGGACGTATCCGCGGCTGGTCCTGTGTGCTCGTCATCGATTCACTGCTCCGGTGCAAGAGGGGCGTCGCGTCGGAGGACGGCGACGCCGGGACGGTACTCAGCAAGGGACCCCGACCGGTCCGGTCGGGGCCACGAGGATGCCGGCGGGTGCCCGTGATCGAGGAACCCTCTGTCCAGCCCCCCGGTCCGCCGCATGCCCCCGCGGCAACCGAACATGCCCTCCGCCTTTTCCACGAAGCTCACGGGTTTACCAGCGGTGTGAGCGGTGACGCGACTGTCAGGACCTGTTGTCTAGCCGACTTGGAAGTGAACAGCTGTGGCTGAGAACCAGAAGGCCAAGGCCAAGATGGAACAGACCAAGGGCAAGGCCAAGGAAGCGGTCGGGCGCACCGTGGGCAACGAGCGCATGACCGCGGAAGGCCGCGCCGAGCAGGCGAAGGGCGACGCCCGCCAGGCCAAGGAGAAGACCAAGGACGCGTTCGGCCACTGAGGTCTGCACACACTGTCGGGCCCGTCGCACCCCGCTGTGCGACGGGCCCTTGTCCTTAGGGGCCCAGGGCCCCACCAGGACGATGCCCAAGGAGTGCTGGAGCGTGTCTGCTGATGAACTGACGGGACCGGTGCACCCGGTTCCGCAAGGTCCCGCCGAAGCGCGCAGGGAAGTGGAGTTCCTGCTGCACGAGCGATTCTGCCGGCCCGATTCCGATCGCGACGATCCCGCCCTGACGGATGCGTTGCTGGTGACCTCGGAATTGGTGACCAATGCTCTTCTGCACGGTGGCGGCGTCACGGACTTCGAGGCGGAGCTGACGAAAGAAGGTGTCCGTGTGAGCGTGAGCGATCACAGCGACGAGATGCCGGCCGTCCAGGAACGCACCGACTCTCGTGGCCGCTTCAGAATCGGAGGACACGGCTGGCGTGTGATCAGCCGGATCGCGCGGGACGTGGTCATCACGCGCCATGACGGCGGCGGTAAGCGGATCTCCGTACTGGTCCCGCTGGTCCCCATGATGTGATGTGAGCGCATACTGACCCGGTACCCACCCGACAGGGATGGAGGACCCCAGGTCGATTTCCTGGGGCATTGCCTCCATCTCTTCGGGATCGGGTGTGTGAGCGGGCGGATCGGGGGCACACGCCTCTTCGTCACACCGTCTTCAGGGGAGGGACCTGACATGCCGAGCGCCACATCGTCCACGCACCGCAGCCTGTCGGACTCGGCAGAGTCGACGGCCGGGGCCCCGCAGTGGGTGGGGGACCTGCCGTGGGTCGAGGATGCCGGCAAGGTCGCGCCGAGGGATGCGAAGAGCCTGTCCAAGGTGTTCTTCGACCGGCTGCAGACCCTCGAAGAGGGCACGCACGAATACCAGTACGCGCGCAACACCCTGATCGAGATGAACCTCTCGCTGGTGCGGTTCGCGGCCAACCGGTTCCGCAGCCGCGGCAACGGTGAGATGGACGACATCATCCAGGTCGGCACCATCGGTCTCATCAAGGCCATCGACCGCTTCGAACTGAGCCGTGAGGTCGAGTTCACCTCCTTCGCGGTGCCGTACATCGTCGGCGAGATCAAGCGCTTCTTCCGTGACACCAGCTGGGCGGTCCATGTCCCGCGCCGGCTCCAGGAGCTGCGCACCGAACTCGCCAAGGCCCGCGACGAACTGGCCGGCGTGCTCGACCGCGACCCGACGGTGAAGGAACTCGCCGAGCTGCTCGACCTGAGCGAGGACGAGATCATCGAGGGCCTGGTGGCCGCCAACGGCTACACCGCGGGCTCCCTCGACACCCCGAACGCCGACAGCGACGACGCGCCCACCGGCGCCGGAAGCGGCCGTGCGTATGCCGACGTGCTCGGTGACATCGATCCGGCGATGGAACTGACGGAGGATCTCCACACACTCGCGCCGCTGCTCGGACAGCTGGACGACCGTGAGCGCCGCATCCTGCAGATGCGCTTCGGCCAGGAGATGACGCAGGGCGAGATCGGCAAGGAGCTCGGCATCTCCCAGATGCACGTCTCCCGCCTGCTGACCCGCATCCTGGCGAAGCTCCGGGCGGGCATGCTCACCGAGCGCTGAGCCCGGACTCGGCACGAATTCCGAGCGGATGCCGCGCTCGCCGGACGACGGCGGGCGCGGCATCCGTGCGTGTGCATCCGCCGCCCCCGGTCGCGGCGAAGTGATGACGCGGTCCCGGCAGGCGCGCTCCTGGGCCCTGCCGGGCCCGTGTCCCCGCGCGTCCCGGCGCCGTGCGCGTCATGATCGGTCCTGGGTGACCTGCCACTCGCCGTCCCGCGACCGCATCCGTTCGCCGTCCTTTGCCGGAAGTGTCGGTGCAGCTCGGCGACAGCACGGTCGCGGATCATGCGACGGACGAGCGGACCACGGGCACAGGAGGCGCCGATGCCGACGGATGGGGACAACGGACGTACGGGGGCGCAGGACCGGCCGGAGTCCGGGTACCGACCGGTGACGCGTGACCAGCCGGAGACGGGGCGGGACACCTCGCCGCTGCGGTGCCTGGTCACCGGGGCCACCGGATACATCGGCGGCCGGCTGGTGCCCGAGCTGCTCGAAGCCGGACACTCCGTACGCTGTCTCGCCCGCTCTCCCGACAAGCTGCGCGACCATCCGTGGGCCGAGGACGCCGAGGTGGTCCGGGGCGATGTCACCGATCCCGCGTCCGTCAAGGCCGCGATGCAGGACATCGACGTGGCCTACTACCTGGTCCACGCCCTGGGCACCGGCTCGCACTTCGAGGACACCGACCGCGAGGCCGCCAGGATCTTCGCCGACGCGGCGCGGTCGGCAGGCGTACGGCGCATCGTCTACCTGGGCGGTCTCACACCCGCCGGAGTCCCCCGGCACGAGCTCTCCGCGCATCTGCGCTCCCGTGCCGAGGTCGGGCAGATCTTCCTCGACGCTGAGGTCCCCGCGGCCTTCCTGCGCGCGGCCGTGATCATCGGCTCCGGTTCGGCGTCCTTCGAGATGCTGCGCTATCTGACCGAGCGCCTGCCGGTCATGGTGACCCCCAGCTGGGTGCGGACCCGAATTCAGCCGATCGGCGTACGCGACGTTCTGCGGTATCTCGTCGGGGCGGCCCGTATGCCCGAGGACGTGAACCGCGCCTTCGACATCGGCGGTCCGGATGTCATCACCTACCTCGACATGATGCGCAGCTACGCCACCGTGGCCGGACTCCCGCGGCGGCTCATCGTGCCCGTCCCCGTCCTCACACCTCGGCTCTCCAGCCACTGGGTCGGGCTGGTGACGCCCGTACCCCACTCCATCGCCCGGCCCCTCACCGAGTCGCTGCGGCACGAAGTGGTGTGCGACGAACACGACATCGCGCGCTATGTGCCCGACGTGCCGGGCCGCCCGCTCACCTTCGAGCAGGCCCTCACCCTCGCCCTGCGACGGGTACGCGAGGCCCAGGTCACCACACGCTGGTCGTCGGCTTCGCTGCCCGGCGCGCCCAGCGACCCGCTGCCGACGGACCCCGACTGGGCGGGCGGCAGCCTCTACAAGGACTGCCGGGAACTGGTGGTGGACGCACCGCGCGCCTCGCTGTGGCGGGTGATCGAGGGCATCGGCGGCGACAACGGCTGGTACTCCTTCCCGCTCGCGTGGGCGGTACGGGGATGGCTCGACCGCTTCGTGGGCGGGGTCGGCCTGCGGCGCGGACGGCGGGACGCCGAACATCTGCGGGTCGGGGACTCGCTGGACTTCTGGCGGGTGGAGGCGATCGAGCCCGGTCGACTGCTGCGGCTGCGGGCCGAGATGCGGCTGCCGGGTCTGGCGTGGCTGGAGATGTATGCCGAGGACGACGACGGGGGACGCACCCGCTACCGGCAGCGCGCGCTCTTCCACCCCCGGGGCCTGCTCGGCCACGCCTACTGGTGGAGCGTGTCGCCCTTCCACACGATCGTCTTCGGCGGCATGGCCCGCAACATCGCGCAGGCGGCGGTGAAAGGCAGGCCCACCGAGGCCTCCCGGCGGCCGGTCTCCCGCTGAGCGGGGCACCCGGTCTCCCGGTGCAGGGTGCATCCGCCGGGCCGCCCGTGCCCGAATCATCCCCGTAGACCCCGTAGACCCCGTAGACCCCGTAGACACCCGTTGACATCGACATCCCCACCAGGAGAGACGCCCATGACGGTCTCCGTCGTCCTGTTCACGTCGGACCTGCGGCTGCACGACCATCCGCCCCTGCGCGCGGCCGTGAACTCCGCGGACGAGGTGGTCCCGCTGTTCGTGCTGGACCCGGGTATCCGGGCCGCCGGTTTCGACGCGCCCAACCGGCGGGCGTTCCTCGCGGACTGCCTGGCGGATCTCGATGCCGGGCTCGCAGAGCGCGGAGGCCGGCTCGTGCTGCGGTCCGGCCGTACGGCGGAGGAGGTGTGCAAGGTCGTCGCGGAAACGGGAGCGTCGACCGTCCACACCGCGGCCGGAGTCTCCGGGTACGCGGGCCGCCGCGAGGAGGAGCTGCGGCGCGAACTGGACGGGCAGGGCTGCCGTCTGGAGGTCCACGACGCCGTGATCACCGCCGTACCGCCGGGGGCTGTGGTGCCCGCGGGCTCCGACCACTTCGCCGTCTTCACCCCGTACTTCAGGCGCTGGGCGCAGGAACACCTTCGCACTCCCTACGGCGCACCCCGGCGCGTCACGGTCCCCGACAACGTCGGTTCCTACCGGCTTCCGCCGCGCGAGGACGTGGAGGGGGTGGCACCCGGACTGGCCGAGGGCGGCGAGACGGCGGGCCGCAGACAGTTCCTCACCTGGAAGCGGCGGGGACTGGCCGGCTATGCGGACCACCACGACGACCTGGCGGGCGACGACACGTCCAAGCTCTCCCCGTACCTCCACTTCGGCGCGCTGTCCCCGGTCGAACTCGTGCACCGCGCGCGGGACCACGGCGGCGCGGGGGCGGAGGCCTTCGTCCGTCAGCTGTGCTGGCGCGACTTCCACCACCAGGTGCTGGCCGCGCGTACGGCGGCCTCCCGGGACGACTACCGGCCCCACGGCGACGCATGGCGCACCGAGGAGGACGCGGCCGAGGAGATCGAGGCCTGGAAGCAGGGCCGCACGGGATACCCCGTGGTCGACGCCGCGATGCGCCAGTTGCGGCACGAGGGATGGATGCACAACCGCGGCCGGCTGCTGACCGCCTCCTTCCTGGCCAAGACGCTCTACGTCGACTGGCGCGTCGGCGCCCGCCACTTCCTGGAACAGCTGGTGGACGGCGATATCGCCAACAACCAGCTCAACTGGCAGTGGGTGGCCGGCACCGGCACCGACACCCGCCCCAACCGTGTGCTGAACCCGGTCGTCCAGGGCAAGCGCTTCGACCCCGACGGCGTGTATGTACGCCGCTGGGTGCCGGAACTGGCGGAGCTGCGCGGCTCCGCGGTGCACGAGCCGTGGCGGCTGGAGGGGCTGGACCGCGAGCAGTACGACTACCCGGAGCCGATCGTCGAACTGTCCGAGGGCCTGGCGCGCTTCAAGCACGCACGCGGCAAGGAGTAGAGGGGGCCGGCGCGCGACACGTCGGCCGCCGGCCCCGGCCGGCAGACGCCGTGGACCTCACAGCGCCGCACCGGACCGGGACGGGCCGTAGGTCTCCGTGATCCGCCGCCGCAGCCGGTGCAGCCCGCGCCGTACGTGGCTCTTGACCGTGCCGAGCGGGATGCCGGTGCGCTCGGCGATCTGCACCTGCGTCAGGTCCTCGTAGAAGGCCAGGCACAGCACCTCCCGCTGGGGGAGCGGCAGTTTCGCCAGTTCGTCCGCGAGGAGCACCCGGTCCAGACAGTCCTCGGGCGACACGCCGGACTTCGGCTCGGCGGCCTGCGCCGGCACATGGGCGGCGGCCGCGGCGAGTTCGATGCGCCGGGTCCGCGCGGCCAGGGCGTCCACCGTCTTGCGCCGGGTGATCCCGACGAGCCAGGCGCCGAGTGGGCCGCGCTCCGGCCGGAATCCCGACCGGCCCCGCCATGCCGCGAGGAAGACCTGCTGAGTGACGTCCTCGGCCTCGCGTGCGTCGCCGAGAGTGCGGGCGGCCAGTGTGTGCACCAGCGGTGCCCAGTGGCGGTAGATCGCGGCGAAGCTCTGTTCGTCGCCGCGCAGCAGTCCCTCGGCGAACTGCCCGGACTCGTGGGTCTCCTCGGCCGGTGGATGCAGCTGCCCGGCCGGGCCGGCCAGTGCTGACGTGGTCATGGTCTCGCTCCCTCCGCCGGATCCCGGCCGGTCGGTGCGTCGAACAGGTCCGACGCCGCTGTCCGCGGCTCGCCCCCTGGGACACCGGGCCGGTGTCCCGCGGGGGTGACTCAGTCTTGGACGGGCGAATCGACGCGGGCAACACGCGTCGTTTGTGCGTCGTATGCTCGAAGGCGTGGACACTTCCGCGGCTGACGGACCACGGCAGGCCGGCGGCCTCACCACCGGAGCGGTCGCGCGCCGGCTCGGGGTCGCGCCCACCACGCTGCGCTCGTGGGACCGGCGTTACGGCATCGGCCCCGCCGGGCGCGACGGCAGGAAACACCGCCGCTGGACCGATGAGGACATCGCGATGCTGGAGCGCATGTGCGCGCTGACCAGCACCGGCCTCCCGCCCGCCGAGGCCGCCCGCGTCGTCCTCGCCGCCGCGCCGTCAGGAGCCGTGGTGGCCGGCGCTGCCGGGGAGGCGGGGGAGACGGGTCCGCAGCCGCCGGTCCACAAGGAGCCGGGCCGCCGGCGCGGGGCCCGCACCGGTCTGCAGCTCGGCGACGTACGCCAGGAGTGCCGGGGCCTCGCACGCGCCGCGCTCCGTCTCGACGCCCGGGCCGTCGACACCCTGCTGGCCGCGGTGATCGCGGAGCACGGGCTGGTCACCGCCTGGGACGAGGTCATCGTGCCCACGCTGCGCGCCGTCGGTCGCAAGTGGGAGCGCTCCGGCGAGCAGTACGTCGAGGTCGAGCACCTGCTCTCGTGGCACGTCTCCAGCGCACTGCGGCGGAGTGTCGGCCCCGCGTCCGGGAAGGAGCCGGGCGCACCCGTGCTGCTGGCCTGCGTGCCGGGGGAGAACCACACCCTGCCGCTCGAAGCCCTCGCGGCGGCCCTCGCCGAACGCGGTCTGCCGGTGCGGATGTACGGGCCCGCCCTGCCGGTCGAGGCGCTCGACGGCGCCGTCCGCAGGACCGGGCCGGCGGCGGTGGTGCTCTGGGCGCAGTCGCGGACGACCGCGAGCGCGCCGCTGGCCCAGCACGTCGCCCGGATCACCTGGGGTGTCCGGGGCGCGCGCAGAAAGCCGGTGGTCCTGACCGCCGGACCGGGGTGGGCTGGCCCGCGCGTCGCGGGCACGGTGCGTCCACTGGGGCTGGGAGAGGCGCTCGCAGCCCTGGAATCGGCGCTGGGCGCCTGACGTCCCGCGACGCCCGGCGGGGCGCCGGGGAGACCGGGGTCCGTCGTTCGGATCAGGCTGGGTCAGTGAGTGGGTCCCCCCTACGCCCGCAGGGCTCGCGAGGCGGAGGAGGGAGCCGACGCGGTGGGGGTACTGCCCGTGCCCGCAGGGCTACGGGGGACGTCGGCGACTGACGACAACGCGGCGTGGGGGTACCGCCCGTGTCCGAAGGGCTACGGGGGAGTGCGTGCCAGGGCACGCGAGCCCCGGCAGGATCCGAACGACAGGCCCTACCCGCGCCCCCGCAGCCCGGCGTTCCGGTCGGCCAGGATTTCGCGGGCCGCCCTCGACCCGGAGGCCAGAGCGCCCTGCACCGAGCCGGTCGCGCGGTGGTCGCCGCACAGATAGCGCCCGGGACCGAAGCGCGTGGAGCGGCTCAGCGGCCACGGCGGCGGCATCGCCGGCAGGGCGTCCTCGACGGTGTACGTCGCCACCGGCTCCCAGGACCCGGTACCGGTGACGTAGACGTCCGCGAGGTCGGCGAGCAGCGCCCGTTCGCGTCCTGGCTCGTCACGGCCGAGCACCGAGGTGGAGATCAGCGACCGGCCCTCGGGCGCGTACGACCGGGAGACCTCGCTGAGCACACAGGTGTTGAGGAACCGGTGCCTGCTGTCGGTGACCAGGGTCGGCTCGGCCAGCGGCGGGGTGGAGGCGGCGTGGTAGTACGTCGTGACCGTCCGCGTCCCCGGTACCTCCAGCCCGGGCAGCAGACGCGACGCCGCCCGCGGACCGGTGGCCACGACGACGGCAGGTGCGGACCGCTCACTTCCGTCGTCGAGCAGGACCCCGCTGTCCGTGACGGCCGTGACCGGCGTCCCGAGACTCACCGTGCCGGGCGGCAGCCGGTCGGCGAGCTGCGCCGGCACGGCCCCGATGCCCGCGTCGGGCAGACACAGGCTGCCGCGCGTCATGCTGCGCCACACCAGATGGAAGAAGCGCGCGGACGTCTCCAGTTCGTCCTCCAGGAACACCCCGGAGAGGAAGGGCCTCAGCACGGTGTCGACCGTCTCGTCACCGACCCCGGCCTCCGCGAGGGCAGTCCACGTGGTTCGGTCCGGACCCCGCTTCAGCAGGGCCGCCGGCGCCAGCATGTCCCGTGCCGTCAGCACGCCGAGGGCCGCCATGTCCCGGGCCGGCGCGAGACGTCCCGGCCGGAGGTCGGCCACCGCCCGCGGCCGCCGGGTGGGGTCCACGACCCGCAGCATCTCGCCGCCCCGGTGCAGCAGGAAGCCGGGAGTGAAGGGGTGCAGCCGCAGGTCCCGCAGCGCCAGCCGCTTCTTGACCTGCGGATAGGAGGTGTTGAAGACCTGGAACCCGCGGTCGAGCAGAAAGCCGTCACGGCGGTCGGTGCGCATCCGGCCACCGACATCGTCCGAGGCCTCCAGGAGCTGGACGGACAGCCCGGCCATGCCGAGGTCGTGAGCACAGGCGAGGCCTGCCAGGCCCGCCCCGATCACCAGTACGTCGATCGGCCGCTGCATGCGCTCTCCCACTGTCCGTCGGTGCACCCGATGGCCGGGACCCCGTCAGGCCGAGCGCGCGGCGTCCAGGTCGGGGGCGATGGCGAAGATCGTGTCCGTGCCGGTCACCTGGAAGAGCCTGTGCACCGGAGGGCTGAGCGGGCCGGCCAGCACCAGATTCTGCTCGGAGTGGGTGCTCAGCAGCAGATTGAGCAGGCTGGAGTCGCCGAACGTCACACGCGAGAGGTCGAGCACGGTCCGTACGGCCGCATCCCCGGCCGATTCGGCGAGGACGTCCTGAAGCTGCTGGAGCGAGCCGAGGTCGAACGCCCCGGCGGCCGAGATGACTCGGACCGGATCGGCCGCGTCCGACAGCAGGGTCACTCTCGGCAGGTCCGCATCGGCGGCGGAGTGTGTGGACTGATGATCCATGGTGGTTCGTCCCTCGAAGGTCGGGAGCACCCCCGCGGCCGGCGTCGCAGGAGTGCGCGGCAGTGACAGAACAGGCCAGGCGCCCGGGCTGCGGACCGGAGGCGGTCTACAGGCCGAGGGTGGTGCGGACCTTGATCCGCTTTCCGACCGGGTCGCGCCTGACGTCGAAGCCCTCGCACAGGGCGAGGACGATCTCCAGTCCGTGCTGGCCGACCCTTCCCGGCTCGGCCGCGCGGGCGACCGGCAGGACGGTGCTGGTGTCCCACACGGTGATCTCCAGGAGATCTCCGGTCACTTCCAGGTCCATGAGGCAGGGACCGGGAGCGTACTTGCAGGCATTGGTCACCAGCTCGCTGACGACCAGCTGCGCCGTCCCGATCGCGTGTGCCGACACGGGAAGGCCGAACTCGGCCTGCACACGCGTCAGGAATTCCTTGGTGAACGACCGTGCGGCGGCGATGCTCTCCGGCGCACCGTCGTAACAGACGCTCGCCCACGGCGTGGTACCGGAGGACAGCACCGCGTCCCTGCCGGTCAGTTCGATCTGTTCCATGCTGCTCCTGCGCCCTGCGTGTTCCGCGCTCTGCGGCCCTGCTCGTCTACCCCGGTTCTCCGTCGTCACTCCCGTCTCCTGTGGAGGTGAAGCGGGCGGCGATGGCGAGGGTGTCGTCGCTGTGCAGCACGTCGACGAGTATGTCCGCGGCGATGGCGCCGGGGATGCGGCCGGTGGGCAGGGCACGGTGGCGCAGGGCGGAGGTCATCAGGGCCGCTTCGCCCTCGTAGGGGTCGCGCCGGCACTCGGTCAGCCCGTCGGTGTAGAGGATGACGAGGTCGTCCGGCTCCAGTTCGGTCGTGAGGACCCGCTCGCTGCCCGGCTGGGGGTAGCCGATGCCCCGGCCGCGCACCTCCAGGTACGACGCGGTCCCGTCGGCGCGTACCAGCAGGGCGGGCGGATGGCTGCCGTTGGCCAGTGCGAGTTCGCCGGACGCGGGGTCGAGGCGGGCCAGCAGAAGGGTCGCCATCACGTTCTGGTCGAACGACGCGAGGATCTCGTCCGTACGGGACACGATGCTGCCGAGTGAGTGCCCCTCCAGCGCCAGTGTGCGCACCGCATGGGTCACGGTCAGAGCGGTCCGGGTGCTGGTGACGCCGTGGCCGAGCGCGTCGACGATGGTGATGTGCACGGTGCCGTCCGGCAGGGTGAACCAGTCGTAGAGGTCCCCGCCGGTGGGGGCGTCGTCGCTGGCGGGGGCGTAGTGCACGGCCAGTTCGACGCCGTCCGCACGCAGCGGGCGCGGGCGGAGCGCGTCCTCCAGGGCGCGCAGGGTGTGCCCGTGGGCCGCACGCAGTTGTTCGTCCCGCTCCTCCAGCTGCACGTAGAGGGCGAGGACACCGCTGTTGGTCTCCGCCAGCTCCTCCTCCAGGCGGCGGTGCTCGACCGCGAGGGCGTCCGCGCGGGCGAGGGTGGCCTGCAGCTCCTCCTCGACCAGCGCCAGGTCCGCCTCGGCGCCGGCCACGGCGGTGGCGGAGTGCGTCCGGCCGTTGTGCGACCGCTCGCCCGGCGACGGCAGGACGATCCGGCCCGGCTGATGGCCCGGCTGCTCCCCGCCGGCGGGTTGCTGCCCCGTGGGAGGGGCCGCAAGGCGCCAGACCAGGGTGCCGTCGGAGGTGGCCCTCCCGGGCAGCGGCAGGGTCTCGGGGTCCGTGACGCTCGGGGCTTCCGGGTGGGTGAACCGCAGGGTGACGACCACCTGGTCGCCGCCACGGCCGGACTCCTGCGCGGCGGTGAGCGTGACCAGGCGCCCGCTGTTCAGGGGAGGGGCGGCGACCTGGCTGAGCGACATCACCAGCCGGGCCCGCTGCTCGGCGCTGAGGCGGTGGGTGACGGCGATCCTGCGGGCCGTACGGCGCAGTGCGTGCACCGTACGGAACGTGTCGCGGATCATGACTGCCCCTGGGGGAGATCGCCGAGGACGAGTGCCGTGGCATCGTCCCGGTGCCGGCGGTGGGAGTGCATCAGGGATGCCGCCAGCAGCGTGGGCGGCAGGCGCAGCTGTGCCGGCGGGACGTCACGCGTCCAGCGGTGGTCGATCCCGTCGGTGTGCACGAGCACCGCGGCAGCGCGTTCGAGCTGCACGGTGCGTGGTGTCGGCATGTTGTATCCCACTATCCCCGGCTGCCCGGTGAACTGCTGGGCAATGCCT is a genomic window containing:
- a CDS encoding RNA polymerase sigma factor, with the protein product MTTSALAGPAGQLHPPAEETHESGQFAEGLLRGDEQSFAAIYRHWAPLVHTLAARTLGDAREAEDVTQQVFLAAWRGRSGFRPERGPLGAWLVGITRRKTVDALAARTRRIELAAAAAHVPAQAAEPKSGVSPEDCLDRVLLADELAKLPLPQREVLCLAFYEDLTQVQIAERTGIPLGTVKSHVRRGLHRLRRRITETYGPSRSGAAL
- a CDS encoding MerR family transcriptional regulator; the encoded protein is MLEGVDTSAADGPRQAGGLTTGAVARRLGVAPTTLRSWDRRYGIGPAGRDGRKHRRWTDEDIAMLERMCALTSTGLPPAEAARVVLAAAPSGAVVAGAAGEAGETGPQPPVHKEPGRRRGARTGLQLGDVRQECRGLARAALRLDARAVDTLLAAVIAEHGLVTAWDEVIVPTLRAVGRKWERSGEQYVEVEHLLSWHVSSALRRSVGPASGKEPGAPVLLACVPGENHTLPLEALAAALAERGLPVRMYGPALPVEALDGAVRRTGPAAVVLWAQSRTTASAPLAQHVARITWGVRGARRKPVVLTAGPGWAGPRVAGTVRPLGLGEALAALESALGA
- a CDS encoding NAD(P)/FAD-dependent oxidoreductase, which produces MQRPIDVLVIGAGLAGLACAHDLGMAGLSVQLLEASDDVGGRMRTDRRDGFLLDRGFQVFNTSYPQVKKRLALRDLRLHPFTPGFLLHRGGEMLRVVDPTRRPRAVADLRPGRLAPARDMAALGVLTARDMLAPAALLKRGPDRTTWTALAEAGVGDETVDTVLRPFLSGVFLEDELETSARFFHLVWRSMTRGSLCLPDAGIGAVPAQLADRLPPGTVSLGTPVTAVTDSGVLLDDGSERSAPAVVVATGPRAASRLLPGLEVPGTRTVTTYYHAASTPPLAEPTLVTDSRHRFLNTCVLSEVSRSYAPEGRSLISTSVLGRDEPGRERALLADLADVYVTGTGSWEPVATYTVEDALPAMPPPWPLSRSTRFGPGRYLCGDHRATGSVQGALASGSRAAREILADRNAGLRGRG
- a CDS encoding STAS domain-containing protein, translating into MDHQSTHSAADADLPRVTLLSDAADPVRVISAAGAFDLGSLQQLQDVLAESAGDAAVRTVLDLSRVTFGDSSLLNLLLSTHSEQNLVLAGPLSPPVHRLFQVTGTDTIFAIAPDLDAARSA
- a CDS encoding ATP-binding protein is translated as MEQIELTGRDAVLSSGTTPWASVCYDGAPESIAAARSFTKEFLTRVQAEFGLPVSAHAIGTAQLVVSELVTNACKYAPGPCLMDLEVTGDLLEITVWDTSTVLPVARAAEPGRVGQHGLEIVLALCEGFDVRRDPVGKRIKVRTTLGL
- a CDS encoding PP2C family protein-serine/threonine phosphatase produces the protein MIRDTFRTVHALRRTARRIAVTHRLSAEQRARLVMSLSQVAAPPLNSGRLVTLTAAQESGRGGDQVVVTLRFTHPEAPSVTDPETLPLPGRATSDGTLVWRLAAPPTGQQPAGGEQPGHQPGRIVLPSPGERSHNGRTHSATAVAGAEADLALVEEELQATLARADALAVEHRRLEEELAETNSGVLALYVQLEERDEQLRAAHGHTLRALEDALRPRPLRADGVELAVHYAPASDDAPTGGDLYDWFTLPDGTVHITIVDALGHGVTSTRTALTVTHAVRTLALEGHSLGSIVSRTDEILASFDQNVMATLLLARLDPASGELALANGSHPPALLVRADGTASYLEVRGRGIGYPQPGSERVLTTELEPDDLVILYTDGLTECRRDPYEGEAALMTSALRHRALPTGRIPGAIAADILVDVLHSDDTLAIAARFTSTGDGSDDGEPG